A genomic region of Oceaniferula marina contains the following coding sequences:
- a CDS encoding glycoside hydrolase family 3 C-terminal domain-containing protein: MADTISDEKAEQLADSILAQLTLKDKIRLCHGSGTFTLGAIPRVGITKEFKMSDNSSTVRPDVERLSWKNGNETATAFPSLSALGATWDRELVYQFGDALGKEARARGMDMQLGPGVNIHRTPVCGRNWEYFGEDPAHAAKLVVPYVKAVQKNGVASTVKHFVANNQELARHSCSSDPDERTLREIYLPAFKAAICEGGSLAIMNGYNKFRGEKASHSDYLNNKILKGEWGFKGLVVSDWGGLTDTLGGALGGTDIEMSMGANIRHFKQPLLDAVKNGSVPEEILDDKVKRILYVMAKTQFIGNDGTREKGALETPEHTELARVVAEQAVTLLKNDKNVLPLKSDAIKNLLVIGDNAIRKHCPGGGSATANPKYEVSPLEGIKNRVGSGVDVQFRNVKDSDGNIAQIPDVWIKTLDPNSKRIGLGQPAFKAEYFNNTNLAGTPVHVRYDKEINLKGGKASFPQGVRKDNISVRWTAKISPVQSGDYTFGAMVDDGVRIFINNQPIVQKWQAGGTRLLKGESIRLEKGKEYDLRVEYLEYTGAAVCEFGMIEEAVYDFTQLAKEAAAADAVIYFTGNQHYGSKNVETEAVDRKTMNLLKCDNQAIEEVLKAKPETVIVNLSGAAVEMPWIDQAATLVQYYFSGQEGGNAIANVLFGNVNPSGKLTFTMPKKLSDSPAHALNDYNDKAVEYKEGVFVGYRWYDAKKIDPLFPFGHGLSYTTFKVGKPQLSKSSIKEGAPVTVKVNVTNTGKVAGAEVVQLYIAAPKSDIERPIRELKDFGKVFLQPGETQAVTMQIEWQDLAYWDMERSHWNVVPGAYQIEIGTSSRDIKHRATLSAGKTTTAEVSDKDAMDLANQILKQLTLEEKVSLTHGSGTFTVTNIPRVGITHEFTMSDNSSTVATDIERNSFRGTPVGNKQTATAFPSMSALGATWDRDLAHRLAGALGREGRFRGKSMQLGPGANIHRTPLCGRNWEYFGEDPAHSAKMVVPYVKGIQAENVAATVKHYVGNNSEWGRMGVDVDLDERTLREIYLPAFEAAVKEGGALAMMSGFNKVNGEYCSHSDYLNNQILKKEWGFKGLVVTDWGGVHGTVAGALGGTDLEMAAGAGIRFFKQPLLDAVKNGTVPESVVDDKARRVLYVMAKTKFIGNHTDREPGIYETPGHTAIALKVAEESVTLLKNENHILPLNPDAMKTVLVLGDNAIHKHCSGGGSARARPKYEISPLEGIKNLLGDGVEVKFRNVQGAEDQVKQIPETWIRTLDPTANRTGLGQPAFKVEYFNNTELSGAPVHVGYDKNIQFNKDKTPVPEGVRRKNMSIRWTATISPNQSGEYLLGAAIDDGVRIFVNNKLVAENWKAGGRRIVKGAIYLDKNKEYELRVEYLEFAGAAICEFGMIQDAVRDFSALATEAANADAVIYFTGNNHIYVTPVIESEGCDRKSMDLHKHDDQAIATVLKARPDMVIVNLSGSPVAMPWIDQAKALVQYYFSGQEGGNAIANVLFGKVNPSGKLTFTIPKKLSDSPAHALDDYNDKYMKYKEGVFVGYRWFDAKNIEPQFPFGHGLSYTTFKVEKPNLSREQGNVIVKASVTNTGKVAGAEVVQLYVAPPKGEVERPVRELKDFGKVFLQPGETKTVEMQLTERDFSYWDIATRDWKATRGTYRIEIGTSSRNIKQTRTFKY, encoded by the coding sequence GTGGCCGATACGATCAGCGACGAAAAAGCAGAGCAGTTGGCGGATTCTATCCTGGCACAGCTTACGCTCAAAGACAAAATCCGGCTCTGTCATGGTAGCGGAACGTTTACCCTAGGCGCTATCCCGCGCGTCGGCATTACGAAAGAGTTTAAGATGAGCGACAACTCCAGCACGGTCCGCCCGGATGTGGAGCGTCTCAGCTGGAAAAACGGGAATGAAACCGCAACCGCCTTCCCCTCCCTGTCCGCACTGGGGGCAACGTGGGATCGCGAGCTGGTCTATCAATTTGGCGATGCACTGGGCAAGGAGGCGCGTGCCCGTGGTATGGATATGCAGCTTGGGCCGGGCGTAAACATCCACCGCACGCCCGTCTGCGGACGGAACTGGGAATATTTCGGGGAAGATCCGGCACACGCAGCCAAATTGGTTGTGCCGTATGTGAAAGCTGTTCAGAAAAATGGCGTCGCGAGTACGGTTAAGCACTTTGTAGCGAACAACCAGGAGCTGGCACGTCACTCCTGTAGCTCCGATCCGGACGAACGCACCCTGCGCGAGATTTATCTGCCGGCGTTTAAAGCGGCTATTTGTGAAGGCGGCTCGCTCGCCATCATGAACGGCTACAATAAGTTCCGCGGCGAAAAAGCCAGCCACAGCGACTACCTGAACAACAAAATCCTCAAGGGCGAATGGGGATTCAAAGGGCTCGTTGTATCTGACTGGGGTGGATTGACCGACACGCTGGGAGGCGCGCTGGGCGGCACCGATATCGAAATGAGCATGGGCGCGAATATTCGCCACTTCAAACAACCGCTGCTCGATGCAGTCAAAAACGGCTCGGTTCCTGAAGAAATCCTCGACGACAAAGTGAAGCGCATCCTCTATGTCATGGCGAAAACACAGTTTATCGGAAATGACGGCACCCGCGAAAAAGGTGCGTTGGAAACCCCGGAACACACCGAACTGGCTCGCGTCGTTGCCGAACAGGCCGTCACCCTGCTGAAAAACGACAAGAACGTTCTGCCGTTAAAGAGCGATGCGATTAAAAACCTGCTGGTAATCGGCGACAACGCCATCCGCAAACACTGCCCGGGCGGCGGAAGCGCGACGGCCAACCCAAAATATGAAGTCAGCCCGCTGGAAGGAATCAAAAATCGGGTCGGAAGCGGAGTGGATGTACAGTTCCGTAATGTAAAAGACAGCGACGGCAACATCGCACAGATTCCTGACGTATGGATCAAAACACTGGATCCGAATTCAAAACGCATAGGTCTGGGTCAGCCAGCATTCAAAGCTGAATACTTCAACAACACCAATCTGGCAGGAACGCCGGTGCATGTCCGCTACGACAAAGAGATCAACCTCAAAGGCGGTAAAGCATCGTTCCCACAAGGGGTCAGAAAAGATAATATTTCCGTGCGCTGGACGGCAAAAATCAGCCCGGTACAGAGTGGCGACTACACCTTTGGCGCAATGGTCGATGACGGGGTTCGCATCTTTATCAACAATCAGCCGATTGTGCAAAAATGGCAGGCAGGCGGAACGCGTCTACTCAAAGGCGAAAGCATTCGTCTGGAAAAAGGCAAAGAGTACGACCTGCGCGTCGAATATCTTGAATATACCGGCGCGGCCGTTTGCGAGTTCGGCATGATCGAAGAGGCTGTGTACGACTTCACTCAGCTAGCGAAAGAAGCCGCGGCAGCCGATGCGGTCATCTACTTCACCGGCAACCAGCACTACGGCTCTAAGAATGTCGAAACGGAGGCTGTAGACCGTAAAACTATGAACCTGCTGAAGTGCGACAATCAGGCTATTGAGGAAGTACTAAAGGCAAAGCCGGAAACCGTCATTGTCAACCTGAGCGGTGCGGCAGTGGAAATGCCTTGGATTGATCAGGCTGCCACGCTGGTGCAGTACTATTTCAGCGGACAGGAAGGCGGCAACGCCATCGCCAATGTGTTGTTCGGCAACGTCAATCCGTCCGGCAAACTCACCTTCACCATGCCGAAAAAACTGTCCGACTCACCGGCGCACGCACTGAACGACTACAACGACAAAGCGGTGGAATATAAAGAAGGCGTCTTCGTGGGCTACCGTTGGTACGATGCCAAAAAGATTGATCCACTCTTCCCGTTCGGGCACGGCCTGAGCTACACCACCTTTAAAGTCGGCAAACCACAACTATCCAAATCGTCGATCAAAGAAGGCGCGCCGGTCACGGTTAAAGTTAATGTGACCAACACCGGCAAAGTGGCTGGCGCAGAAGTGGTTCAGCTCTACATCGCCGCACCGAAAAGCGATATCGAACGCCCCATTCGCGAGCTGAAAGATTTCGGGAAAGTGTTCCTCCAGCCGGGCGAAACCCAAGCCGTAACCATGCAGATTGAATGGCAGGATCTGGCCTACTGGGACATGGAGCGCAGCCACTGGAACGTGGTTCCCGGCGCTTATCAAATTGAAATCGGCACATCGTCACGCGACATCAAACACCGCGCAACGCTGTCCGCCGGAAAAACGACGACCGCTGAAGTGTCCGATAAAGACGCCATGGATTTGGCTAACCAGATTCTCAAACAGCTGACACTGGAAGAAAAAGTATCGCTGACCCACGGTAGCGGCACCTTTACGGTCACCAATATTCCGCGTGTCGGCATCACGCACGAATTCACCATGAGCGATAACTCCAGCACCGTGGCCACGGACATCGAACGCAACAGTTTTCGCGGAACTCCGGTGGGGAACAAGCAGACGGCAACGGCGTTCCCATCCATGTCCGCACTGGGTGCGACGTGGGATCGTGACCTGGCCCACCGACTTGCGGGCGCACTCGGTCGAGAGGGACGGTTCCGAGGGAAAAGCATGCAGTTGGGGCCGGGCGCAAATATTCACCGCACTCCGCTCTGCGGGCGGAACTGGGAATACTTCGGCGAAGATCCGGCGCATTCCGCCAAAATGGTGGTTCCGTATGTAAAAGGTATTCAGGCAGAAAATGTAGCCGCTACGGTCAAACACTATGTCGGCAACAATTCAGAATGGGGCCGCATGGGTGTTGATGTGGATCTCGACGAACGAACCTTGCGCGAAATTTATCTTCCCGCCTTCGAAGCCGCCGTTAAAGAAGGTGGCGCGCTAGCGATGATGAGCGGGTTTAACAAGGTGAATGGCGAATATTGCAGTCACAGCGACTACCTCAACAACCAGATTTTGAAAAAAGAATGGGGCTTCAAGGGGCTCGTTGTCACCGACTGGGGCGGCGTGCACGGGACGGTCGCAGGGGCGCTCGGCGGTACGGATCTTGAAATGGCTGCGGGAGCGGGCATCCGCTTCTTTAAACAGCCACTACTCGACGCCGTTAAAAATGGAACGGTTCCGGAATCGGTCGTCGACGACAAAGCGCGTCGTGTTCTCTATGTCATGGCGAAAACCAAATTTATCGGCAACCACACCGATCGTGAACCGGGTATCTATGAAACGCCGGGGCATACGGCTATCGCCCTTAAAGTGGCCGAAGAATCAGTCACGCTGCTCAAGAACGAGAACCATATTCTGCCGTTAAATCCCGATGCGATGAAAACCGTGCTGGTCCTCGGCGACAACGCGATTCACAAACACTGCTCAGGGGGCGGAAGCGCGCGGGCACGACCGAAATATGAAATCAGCCCGCTGGAAGGAATTAAGAATCTGCTCGGCGATGGCGTTGAGGTCAAATTCCGCAATGTCCAAGGCGCGGAAGATCAGGTCAAGCAGATCCCGGAAACCTGGATCCGCACACTGGACCCGACGGCCAATCGGACCGGACTGGGACAGCCCGCCTTCAAGGTTGAATATTTCAACAATACGGAGCTCTCAGGAGCACCCGTTCACGTCGGTTACGACAAAAATATCCAGTTCAACAAAGACAAAACACCGGTTCCAGAAGGCGTGCGGCGCAAGAATATGTCGATTCGCTGGACCGCAACCATCAGTCCGAACCAGAGCGGCGAGTATCTCCTCGGCGCAGCGATCGACGACGGCGTCCGCATTTTCGTGAACAATAAACTCGTGGCTGAGAACTGGAAAGCTGGCGGACGGCGTATCGTCAAAGGCGCCATCTATCTGGATAAAAACAAGGAATATGAGCTGCGCGTGGAGTACCTCGAATTTGCCGGAGCCGCGATTTGTGAGTTCGGCATGATCCAAGATGCCGTGCGCGATTTCAGTGCCCTAGCCACCGAAGCAGCAAATGCCGACGCCGTCATCTACTTCACCGGAAACAACCACATTTATGTCACCCCCGTGATTGAGAGTGAAGGATGTGACCGTAAAAGCATGGATCTGCACAAGCATGACGATCAGGCGATTGCCACGGTGCTGAAAGCTCGACCCGATATGGTCATCGTCAACCTCAGCGGATCGCCAGTCGCTATGCCATGGATCGACCAGGCCAAGGCATTGGTTCAGTATTACTTCAGCGGGCAGGAAGGCGGCAACGCCATCGCCAACGTACTCTTCGGCAAAGTGAATCCGTCTGGAAAACTGACGTTTACCATCCCGAAAAAACTGTCCGATTCTCCCGCACATGCACTGGATGATTACAATGACAAGTACATGAAATACAAAGAGGGTGTCTTCGTGGGCTATCGCTGGTTTGATGCCAAAAACATCGAGCCACAATTCCCGTTCGGACACGGACTGAGCTACACCACCTTCAAGGTCGAGAAACCGAACCTCTCCCGCGAACAAGGAAACGTGATAGTGAAAGCTTCTGTAACCAACACCGGCAAAGTCGCCGGAGCGGAAGTCGTTCAGCTTTACGTTGCGCCGCCAAAAGGCGAAGTCGAGCGCCCAGTGCGCGAGTTGAAAGATTTCGGCAAAGTGTTCCTGCAACCGGGCGAAACCAAAACCGTCGAAATGCAGCTCACAGAACGCGATTTCTCCTACTGGGACATAGCAACTCGCGACTGGAAAGCCACCCGTGGAACCTACCGCATCGAGATCGGCACTTCCTCGCGCAACATCAAGCAAACGCGCACCTTTAAATATTAA
- a CDS encoding sulfatase-like hydrolase/transferase, with product MLNKSAMILAGLCLAGASVATETRPPNVIFIYGDDVGYGDVGVYGSEKIPTPNIDRLAKAGIQFLDGHCTAATCTPSRFSMLTGLYGFRQGVGILPPDAPLCIPTNILTLPKMFKKAGYDTAVIGKWHLGLGQQGVKTDWNAAVKPGPLEIGFDYSFLLPSTNDRVPCVYLENHHVVNLDPNDPLYVTHEPVAPAGFTGTVYPDGRKNPEAQTYYAADHQHSCSVINGIGRIGYQWGGKSALWNDETMADEFVNQAKKYIAAKKDKPFFLYFASQDIHVPRAPHPRFQGKTSLGKRGDAMVQFDWVTGEIVKTLEEHGLRENTIIIFSSDNGPVYDDGYKDGSTVRQSSQEGDHGHDGSGPYRGGKYQIYEGGTRVPFIISWPAKIKPGTSNALVNQIDFIASFADLLEVELKPNEAVDSRNMLKAFLGDDPIGLPFMPEESFRTLGLRRGPWKYVTGHQEELYNLESDIGEANNVIAQYPEMASIMRHTLGRIRKEGRIRKLPGDIELPEYAASTEESHNPVEHAFDGNEATRWAATDRKAGHWLRVDYKKPTAVSGVQIVWEHSDKKYGYIVEGSDDATSWETLAEGYADTHGSKHNVSAEKRYYRVRTTTEGPYIWPSIRKLNFATEHAEQTVAGEVSDEQAMKLANEVLGKLTLEEKISLCHGSGTFTITNIPRVGIEREFTMVDNSSTVVGDVARMKWGTTEEGKKQTATAFPSLSAAGATWDRELVRQFADALGKEARFRGKDMQLGPGVNIHRTPLCGRNWEYFGEDPAHAAKMVVPYVKGLQQNHVAATVKHFAANNSEWNRYRVDSDPDERTLREIYFPAFEAAVKEGGVLAVMSGYNKVRGEWCSHSDYLNNQILKKEWGFKGLVVTDWDGLHSTMKGALGGTDLEMNMGANIRYFKKPLLEAVKNGTIPQAVLDDKVRRVLYVMAKTKFIGTHTDREKGAYETPEHTAIARKIAQDAITLLKNEDDVLPLNREAVKSVLVIGDNAIRKQCPGWHSGRANPKHEVTPLEGIKELLGDNVQVTFRNVKSAGDQIKQLPETWILTQDPNSKRVGFGQPAFKVEYFNNTELTGAPVHTAYDKHIDFNKRKKRLPEGVRQNNISIRWTATISPDQSGEYVLGAKIDDGVRIFVDGQLVADNWRPGAKRIAKGTIQLEKDKEYALRVEYLEIAGDALCEFGLIESAQSLTALVAEATQSDAVIYFTGNNHDMSQPVCEGETVDRKSMALYPHDDRAIAALLKAKPDAVIVNLSGVAVAMPWIDEAKALVQYYFSGQEGGNAIADVLFGNVNPSGKLTFTMPKKLSDSPAHALDDYNDKYMKYKEGVFVGYRWFDAKNIEPQFPFGHGLSYTTFKVGKPKLSREKGKVIVKASVTNTGKVAGAEVVQLYVAPPKGEVERPVRELKDFGKVFLQPGETKTVEMQLTERDFSYWDIATHDWKATRGTYRIEIGSSSRDIKQTRTFKY from the coding sequence ATGTTGAACAAAAGCGCAATGATACTGGCCGGGCTTTGCCTGGCTGGAGCTAGTGTGGCCACCGAAACGAGACCACCCAATGTTATTTTTATTTATGGTGATGATGTCGGTTACGGTGATGTCGGCGTATATGGCTCCGAAAAAATACCCACGCCGAATATCGACCGACTGGCCAAAGCGGGCATACAATTCCTCGATGGACACTGCACCGCGGCAACATGCACGCCATCGCGCTTTTCGATGCTGACCGGCCTGTATGGGTTTCGACAGGGAGTCGGCATTCTACCACCGGATGCCCCGCTCTGTATTCCCACCAACATCCTGACGCTGCCGAAAATGTTCAAAAAGGCAGGATACGATACAGCAGTCATCGGGAAATGGCACTTAGGACTCGGTCAACAAGGAGTGAAAACCGACTGGAATGCAGCGGTCAAGCCTGGCCCCCTTGAGATCGGCTTTGATTACTCGTTCCTGCTACCGTCAACCAACGACCGAGTGCCCTGTGTTTACCTTGAAAATCATCATGTAGTGAATCTGGACCCGAATGATCCACTGTATGTGACGCATGAACCAGTGGCACCTGCTGGTTTTACGGGAACCGTCTATCCGGACGGACGCAAAAATCCGGAAGCGCAGACCTACTATGCAGCGGATCATCAGCACAGCTGTTCGGTCATCAACGGTATCGGACGCATCGGCTATCAGTGGGGCGGGAAGTCCGCGCTCTGGAACGATGAAACCATGGCGGATGAATTTGTTAATCAGGCGAAAAAGTACATTGCCGCTAAAAAAGATAAGCCGTTCTTCCTCTATTTCGCCTCGCAGGATATCCATGTGCCGCGCGCGCCTCACCCCCGGTTTCAGGGAAAAACATCCCTCGGCAAGCGTGGCGACGCCATGGTGCAGTTTGACTGGGTAACTGGCGAGATCGTGAAAACGCTTGAAGAACACGGGCTGCGCGAGAATACGATCATCATTTTCTCATCCGATAACGGGCCGGTTTACGACGACGGCTATAAGGATGGATCCACGGTTCGCCAATCATCACAAGAGGGAGACCACGGTCACGACGGATCAGGCCCCTACCGAGGCGGCAAATATCAGATCTATGAAGGCGGCACCCGAGTCCCCTTTATCATCAGCTGGCCTGCGAAAATCAAACCGGGCACCTCGAATGCACTGGTCAATCAAATCGATTTTATCGCATCGTTTGCCGATCTGCTCGAGGTTGAATTAAAACCAAACGAAGCGGTGGATAGCCGCAACATGCTCAAGGCATTTCTCGGAGACGATCCAATCGGCTTGCCGTTCATGCCCGAGGAGTCCTTCAGAACCTTAGGACTGAGGCGCGGACCGTGGAAATATGTGACCGGTCATCAGGAGGAGCTCTACAATCTTGAATCGGATATCGGCGAAGCCAACAATGTGATCGCGCAATATCCGGAAATGGCCTCAATCATGCGTCACACGCTTGGGCGCATCCGGAAAGAGGGACGGATACGTAAGCTTCCTGGCGACATTGAGCTGCCTGAATATGCTGCCTCAACGGAAGAATCTCACAATCCGGTTGAGCACGCATTCGACGGAAACGAAGCGACGCGCTGGGCCGCAACAGACCGTAAGGCCGGACACTGGTTGAGAGTTGATTATAAAAAACCGACCGCAGTCTCAGGCGTGCAGATCGTATGGGAACACAGCGATAAAAAATACGGATATATCGTGGAAGGTTCTGACGACGCTACATCGTGGGAAACACTGGCAGAAGGATATGCCGACACCCATGGCTCAAAACATAACGTCTCTGCCGAAAAGCGCTATTACCGAGTTAGAACAACCACCGAAGGCCCCTACATTTGGCCAAGTATCCGAAAACTCAATTTCGCAACCGAGCACGCCGAACAGACGGTTGCGGGCGAAGTGTCTGACGAACAGGCCATGAAGCTTGCGAACGAAGTGCTCGGCAAACTGACACTGGAAGAAAAGATATCGCTCTGCCACGGCAGCGGAACCTTTACGATCACTAATATCCCGCGCGTCGGGATTGAGCGTGAGTTCACGATGGTCGACAACTCCAGCACCGTGGTCGGCGATGTGGCGCGTATGAAATGGGGGACCACCGAGGAAGGCAAAAAGCAGACCGCCACCGCCTTCCCTTCCCTCTCCGCTGCAGGTGCGACTTGGGACCGTGAGCTGGTTCGGCAATTCGCGGATGCGCTGGGCAAAGAGGCACGCTTCCGCGGCAAGGATATGCAGCTCGGGCCAGGTGTGAATATTCACCGCACACCGCTCTGCGGCCGCAACTGGGAATACTTCGGCGAAGATCCGGCCCATGCCGCCAAAATGGTCGTGCCTTACGTTAAAGGGCTACAGCAAAACCATGTCGCTGCGACCGTGAAGCACTTTGCGGCGAACAACTCGGAATGGAACCGTTATCGAGTCGACTCGGATCCGGACGAACGCACCCTGCGCGAAATCTACTTCCCCGCCTTCGAGGCCGCCGTCAAAGAAGGCGGCGTACTGGCCGTGATGAGCGGCTACAATAAAGTACGCGGTGAATGGTGCAGTCATAGCGACTACCTGAACAACCAGATTCTCAAAAAAGAGTGGGGATTCAAAGGATTAGTGGTAACCGACTGGGACGGCCTGCACAGCACGATGAAAGGGGCACTCGGCGGCACGGATCTTGAAATGAACATGGGCGCTAATATCCGCTACTTCAAAAAACCGCTGCTCGAGGCAGTGAAGAACGGAACCATCCCGCAGGCAGTGCTCGACGACAAAGTCCGGCGCGTGCTGTATGTGATGGCGAAAACCAAGTTTATCGGCACCCACACCGACCGCGAAAAAGGCGCGTATGAAACACCGGAACACACCGCCATCGCGCGCAAGATCGCTCAGGACGCGATCACCCTACTCAAGAACGAGGATGACGTACTGCCGCTGAACCGCGAGGCAGTAAAAAGCGTTCTCGTCATCGGCGACAATGCCATCCGCAAACAGTGCCCCGGCTGGCACAGCGGTCGCGCCAACCCTAAACATGAAGTCACCCCGCTCGAAGGAATAAAAGAGCTTCTCGGCGACAACGTGCAGGTGACATTCCGCAACGTAAAAAGCGCGGGCGATCAAATTAAACAGCTCCCGGAAACCTGGATTCTAACACAGGATCCGAACTCCAAGCGCGTCGGGTTCGGACAGCCGGCATTTAAAGTTGAATATTTCAACAACACCGAACTCACGGGTGCGCCGGTTCATACCGCATACGACAAGCACATCGATTTCAACAAGCGCAAAAAACGGCTCCCGGAAGGGGTGCGCCAAAACAACATCTCCATCCGCTGGACCGCAACCATCAGCCCGGATCAGAGCGGAGAATACGTACTCGGCGCCAAAATCGACGACGGGGTGCGCATTTTTGTAGACGGCCAGCTGGTCGCTGACAACTGGCGGCCCGGTGCAAAACGGATTGCCAAAGGAACGATTCAGCTGGAAAAAGACAAGGAGTATGCCCTGCGCGTGGAATACCTCGAAATTGCCGGCGACGCGCTCTGCGAGTTTGGGCTGATCGAATCTGCCCAGAGTCTTACCGCGCTGGTTGCGGAAGCGACGCAGTCCGATGCCGTGATCTACTTCACCGGAAACAACCACGACATGAGCCAGCCGGTCTGTGAAGGCGAAACGGTCGACCGCAAAAGCATGGCACTCTACCCGCATGACGACCGCGCGATTGCCGCGCTGCTGAAAGCCAAACCGGATGCCGTTATCGTCAACCTCAGCGGGGTCGCGGTCGCGATGCCGTGGATCGATGAGGCCAAGGCGCTGGTTCAGTATTACTTCAGCGGACAGGAAGGCGGCAACGCCATCGCCGACGTGCTCTTCGGTAACGTCAATCCGTCCGGCAAGCTGACGTTTACCATGCCGAAAAAGCTGTCCGATTCTCCGGCACATGCACTGGATGATTACAATGACAAGTATATGAAATACAAAGAGGGTGTCTTCGTGGGCTACCGCTGGTTTGATGCCAAAAACATCGAGCCACAATTCCCGTTCGGACACGGACTGAGCTACACCACCTTCAAGGTCGGAAAACCGAAACTCTCCCGAGAAAAAGGAAAAGTGATAGTGAAAGCTTCTGTAACCAACACCGGCAAAGTCGCCGGAGCGGAAGTCGTTCAGCTTTACGTTGCGCCGCCAAAAGGCGAAGTCGAGCGCCCTGTGCGCGAGCTGAAAGATTTCGGCAAAGTGTTCCTGCAGCCCGGCGAAACCAAAACCGTCGAAATGCAGCTCACAGAACGCGATTTCTCCTACTGGGACATAGCAACTCACGACTGGAAAGCCACCCGTGGAACCTACCGCATCGAGATCGGCTCTTCCTCGCGCGACATCAAGCAAACGCGCACCTTTAAATATTAA
- a CDS encoding glucoamylase family protein yields the protein MNRSGQTAVGLIIFYGFLNGAHSFTHAHKKWGKHPELWPICRNREPLDYRGYRGYRGYRGHTPGRMDTGAIALTAALSSMPYLPDEVYRCAIEMYKRGNLLWGAFGFYDAFNPSRNWVANAYLGIDVGPIAPMIENQRTGMCWAVFMRAPEVRKLTRLIQ from the coding sequence ATGAACCGCTCAGGCCAAACAGCCGTGGGTTTGATTATTTTTTATGGCTTTCTCAACGGTGCTCATTCGTTTACGCATGCTCATAAAAAGTGGGGGAAGCACCCTGAATTGTGGCCGATCTGCCGGAACCGTGAACCGTTGGATTACCGAGGGTATCGAGGGTATCGAGGGTATCGAGGTCACACGCCTGGGCGCATGGATACTGGTGCCATCGCTCTGACGGCGGCTCTTTCATCGATGCCTTACCTGCCAGACGAGGTCTATCGCTGTGCGATCGAAATGTACAAACGGGGGAATCTTCTTTGGGGGGCTTTTGGCTTTTACGATGCTTTCAACCCCTCCAGAAACTGGGTGGCAAATGCCTATCTTGGGATTGATGTAGGGCCAATTGCTCCCATGATCGAGAACCAACGGACGGGAATGTGCTGGGCGGTTTTCATGCGCGCTCCTGAAGTGAGAAAGCTGACCCGGCTTATTCAATAG
- a CDS encoding PEP-CTERM sorting domain-containing protein (PEP-CTERM proteins occur, often in large numbers, in the proteomes of bacteria that also encode an exosortase, a predicted intramembrane cysteine proteinase. The presence of a PEP-CTERM domain at a protein's C-terminus predicts cleavage within the sorting domain, followed by covalent anchoring to some some component of the (usually Gram-negative) cell surface. Many PEP-CTERM proteins exhibit an unusual sequence composition that includes large numbers of potential glycosylation sites. Expression of one such protein has been shown restore the ability of a bacterium to form floc, a type of biofilm.), giving the protein MKPTSTLTLVALFAGASVTQAATTLIAGDTGDGNFEASASGSALDASGHWVQNGSNPIIQEAVWAAETGDKGAWIRGWVANLDGNFHQDETVSAGGQYVLDAGFKLESNFKSNGGTVGMALIWLDGTATEISRVTVDVSSLASDSNWHHYDTSTVTAPAGTLQARAFFYYATDDNIENGSQASAFVDNVSLVAVPEPSSAALLGLGGAALLMRRRKSF; this is encoded by the coding sequence ATGAAACCAACATCGACATTAACTCTTGTTGCCCTGTTTGCAGGTGCATCAGTGACTCAAGCTGCGACAACTCTTATTGCAGGGGATACAGGAGACGGCAATTTTGAAGCGTCAGCTTCTGGCTCAGCACTTGATGCGAGTGGTCACTGGGTCCAAAATGGAAGCAATCCAATCATTCAGGAGGCCGTATGGGCAGCAGAAACAGGTGATAAGGGGGCGTGGATCAGAGGTTGGGTCGCCAATCTCGACGGTAACTTTCATCAAGATGAAACAGTTTCTGCAGGTGGGCAGTATGTTTTGGATGCCGGATTCAAATTGGAAAGCAACTTCAAATCCAACGGAGGTACGGTTGGAATGGCGCTCATATGGCTTGATGGAACAGCTACCGAGATTTCACGTGTGACTGTTGATGTGTCGTCTCTCGCCAGCGACAGTAACTGGCACCACTATGATACATCAACGGTTACCGCTCCGGCAGGAACCCTTCAGGCACGCGCCTTCTTTTATTACGCAACAGATGACAATATTGAAAATGGATCCCAGGCTTCGGCCTTTGTTGATAATGTCTCACTGGTAGCCGTTCCCGAACCATCGTCCGCGGCATTGCTCGGGCTCGGTGGCGCAGCCCTACTTATGCGCCGACGCAAATCATTTTAG